A region of Streptomyces sp. NBC_01750 DNA encodes the following proteins:
- the cobT gene encoding nicotinate-nucleotide--dimethylbenzimidazole phosphoribosyltransferase, protein MNLDDFSDLIERPDNGMRRDAEERRERLIVPPGSLGRLDELGEWLSAAQASVPVKAIDQPRVVLFAGDHGVAELGVSGRESGSAHRLVRATLEGASPVAVLARRMGVPVRIVDAGLDCDPELLPDEVVRHRVRRGSGRIDVEDALTVEEAEQAVRLGMAIADEEADSGTDLVVLGDLSVGGTTPAATLIAALCGTDASVVTGRGGAGIDDLAWMRKCAAIRDALRRARPVLGDQLELLATVGGADLAATTGFLLQSAVRRMPVILDGVVSAACALVGQRAAFRAPDWWLAGQVSGEPAQTKALDRMALNPLLDHGVTVGEGTGALLALPLVQASAVLAAELPERTEPVESDTD, encoded by the coding sequence CTGAATCTCGATGACTTCTCCGACCTGATCGAGCGCCCCGACAACGGTATGCGGCGTGACGCCGAAGAACGCCGCGAGCGGCTGATCGTTCCGCCCGGTTCCCTCGGCCGTCTCGATGAGCTGGGTGAGTGGCTGTCGGCCGCGCAGGCCTCCGTGCCGGTCAAGGCCATCGACCAGCCGCGCGTGGTGCTGTTCGCCGGTGACCACGGGGTCGCCGAACTAGGCGTCTCCGGGCGGGAGTCCGGCTCCGCGCACCGGCTGGTGCGCGCCACGCTGGAGGGCGCGAGCCCCGTCGCCGTACTGGCCCGCCGGATGGGCGTGCCGGTGCGGATCGTCGACGCCGGTCTGGACTGCGATCCGGAACTGCTGCCGGACGAGGTCGTACGTCATCGGGTGCGCCGCGGCAGCGGACGTATCGACGTCGAGGACGCGCTGACGGTCGAGGAGGCCGAGCAGGCCGTACGCCTCGGTATGGCGATCGCCGACGAAGAGGCCGACTCCGGCACCGACCTGGTCGTCCTCGGCGATCTGAGTGTCGGCGGCACCACGCCCGCCGCCACGCTGATCGCCGCGCTGTGCGGCACGGACGCCTCCGTGGTCACCGGCCGCGGCGGCGCCGGCATCGACGACCTGGCCTGGATGCGCAAGTGCGCGGCGATCCGGGACGCGTTGCGGCGCGCCCGGCCGGTGCTCGGCGATCAGCTGGAGCTGCTGGCGACGGTGGGCGGCGCGGATCTGGCCGCGACGACCGGATTCCTGCTGCAGAGTGCCGTACGGCGGATGCCCGTGATCCTCGACGGAGTGGTCTCGGCGGCGTGTGCGCTGGTCGGCCAGCGGGCGGCATTCCGAGCGCCGGACTGGTGGCTCGCGGGTCAGGTGAGCGGCGAACCCGCGCAGACGAAGGCGCTGGACCGTATGGCGCTCAACCCGCTGCTCGATCATGGCGTCACTGTGGGGGAAGGAACCGGGGCATTGCTCGCGCTCCCCCTCGTGCAGGCTTCGGCCGTGCTCGCGGCCGAACTGCCGGAGCGTACGGAGCCGGTGGAGAGCGACACGGACTGA